From one Nocardioides scoriae genomic stretch:
- a CDS encoding DUF2505 domain-containing protein, with the protein MQLAHTITYAEATPAQVHAMLADPEFRRRSSRAQGVLTADVSVLPNGEGMSVRVDELQPARGVPEAARRFVGETVRLVRLEEWSDDTGGTVVDAPGKPVSVTGTVRLEAVGTGTTQTLEVEVDVRVPLLGGRLASFVGELVAASMDTEQQVGTAWLRGERG; encoded by the coding sequence GTGCAGCTCGCCCACACCATCACCTACGCCGAGGCCACGCCCGCGCAGGTCCACGCCATGCTCGCCGACCCGGAGTTCCGACGGCGCTCCTCCCGCGCCCAGGGGGTGCTGACCGCCGACGTCTCGGTCCTGCCCAACGGGGAGGGCATGTCCGTGCGCGTCGACGAGCTGCAGCCCGCGCGCGGCGTGCCGGAGGCGGCCCGCCGCTTCGTCGGCGAGACGGTCCGGCTGGTCCGCCTGGAGGAGTGGTCCGACGACACGGGCGGCACCGTGGTGGACGCCCCCGGCAAGCCGGTCTCGGTCACCGGGACGGTGCGCCTGGAGGCGGTCGGCACGGGTACGACGCAGACGCTGGAGGTCGAGGTGGACGTCCGGGTCCCTCTCCTGGGCGGGCGCCTGGCATCCTTCGTCGGCGAGCTGGTCGCCGCCAGCATGGACACCGAGCAGCAGGTCGGCACGGCCTGGCTGAGAGGAGAGCGTGGATGA
- a CDS encoding DUF2505 domain-containing protein has translation MKKVTEELRYDGATLEQVHEMLADPAFRERVCDHQQVLRRSVTVDRQGERMAVTIDQVQPAKGIPGFAQKFVGDEINIVQTEDWLSPVKGDIHVSIPGKPGEMKGTALLTEDPQGVTETVNLDVKVNIPLVGGKIEGLIADMLAKALRAENKVGRDYLAS, from the coding sequence ATGAAGAAGGTCACCGAGGAGCTGCGCTACGACGGCGCGACCCTGGAGCAGGTGCACGAGATGCTGGCCGACCCGGCCTTCCGGGAGCGGGTGTGCGACCACCAGCAGGTGCTGCGCCGCAGCGTCACCGTCGACCGCCAGGGCGAGCGGATGGCGGTGACCATCGACCAGGTGCAGCCGGCCAAGGGGATCCCCGGGTTCGCCCAGAAGTTCGTCGGCGACGAGATCAACATCGTGCAGACCGAGGACTGGCTCTCCCCCGTCAAGGGCGACATCCACGTCTCGATCCCCGGCAAGCCCGGTGAGATGAAGGGCACCGCCCTGCTCACCGAGGACCCCCAGGGCGTCACCGAGACCGTCAACCTCGACGTCAAGGTCAACATCCCGCTCGTCGGCGGCAAGATCGAGGGCCTCATCGCCGACATGCTCGCCAAGGCGCTGCGCGCCGAGAACAAGGTGGGGCGCGACTACCTCGCGTCCTGA
- the pruA gene encoding L-glutamate gamma-semialdehyde dehydrogenase gives MDAITSPPQPVNEPTLDYAPGSPERTSVEAALAHLGAAPRDLPATIAGEKVMGGGEEIQVVQPHAHAKVLGVLKNSTAADARAAVQAAADAAPAWRAMSFDDRAAILLKAADLLAGPWRATLNAATMLGQSKTAWQAEIDAACELIDFWRFNVHYARQILEEQPPANSRGVWNRTDHRPLEGFVYAITPFNFTAIAGNLPTAPALMGNTVVWKPSPTQQLAASLTMELLEEAGLPPGVINMLPGDGLAVSEVALAHPDLAGIHFTGSTPTFQSLWGTVGQNLTGYRSYPRIVGETGGKDFIVAHPSADVDVLRVAMIRGAFEFQGQKCSAASRAYVPRSVWGRLKDQLVADTENLTMGDVTDLSHFMGAVIDDRAFAKHDRAIARAKRSSKLEVLAGGQTDDSVGYFVRPTLVEASDPDDAMFSEEYFGPILAVHVYDDDRFETVVDQMESVAPYALTGAVISQDRQAVAWASERLRFAAGNFYVNDKPTGAVVGQQPFGGARASGTNDKAGAPANLMRWTSPRSIKETFDPPKDHRYPHMG, from the coding sequence ATGGACGCCATCACCTCGCCTCCGCAGCCGGTCAACGAGCCCACGCTCGACTACGCGCCCGGCAGCCCCGAGCGCACCTCCGTGGAGGCGGCGCTGGCCCACCTCGGTGCCGCGCCGCGCGACCTGCCCGCCACCATCGCGGGCGAGAAGGTGATGGGTGGCGGCGAGGAGATCCAGGTCGTCCAGCCCCACGCGCACGCCAAGGTGCTCGGCGTGCTGAAGAACTCCACCGCCGCCGACGCCCGGGCGGCCGTGCAGGCCGCCGCCGACGCGGCCCCGGCCTGGCGCGCGATGTCCTTCGACGACCGCGCCGCCATCCTGCTCAAGGCCGCCGACCTGCTGGCGGGTCCCTGGCGCGCGACCCTCAACGCGGCGACCATGCTGGGCCAGTCCAAGACGGCCTGGCAGGCCGAGATCGACGCGGCCTGCGAGCTGATCGACTTCTGGCGCTTCAACGTGCACTACGCCCGCCAGATCCTCGAGGAGCAGCCCCCGGCCAACAGCCGCGGCGTGTGGAACCGCACCGACCACCGGCCGCTCGAGGGCTTCGTCTACGCCATCACGCCGTTCAACTTCACCGCCATCGCGGGCAACCTGCCGACCGCCCCGGCCCTGATGGGCAACACGGTGGTCTGGAAGCCCTCGCCGACCCAGCAGCTCGCGGCGTCCCTGACCATGGAGCTGCTCGAGGAGGCCGGCCTGCCCCCGGGCGTCATCAACATGCTCCCCGGCGACGGCCTCGCCGTCTCCGAGGTGGCGCTGGCCCACCCCGACCTCGCCGGCATCCACTTCACCGGCTCGACCCCGACGTTCCAGTCGCTGTGGGGCACGGTCGGCCAGAACCTCACCGGCTACCGCTCCTACCCGCGGATCGTGGGGGAGACCGGCGGCAAGGACTTCATCGTGGCCCACCCCTCGGCCGACGTGGACGTGCTCCGGGTGGCGATGATCCGGGGCGCCTTCGAGTTCCAGGGCCAGAAGTGCTCGGCCGCGTCGCGGGCCTACGTGCCGCGCAGCGTGTGGGGCCGCCTCAAGGACCAGCTGGTCGCGGACACCGAGAACCTCACCATGGGCGACGTCACCGACCTGTCGCACTTCATGGGGGCCGTCATCGACGACCGCGCCTTCGCCAAGCACGACCGGGCGATCGCCCGGGCGAAGCGCTCCAGCAAGCTCGAGGTCCTCGCGGGGGGCCAGACCGACGACTCGGTCGGGTACTTCGTGCGGCCGACGCTGGTGGAGGCCTCCGACCCCGACGACGCGATGTTCTCCGAGGAGTACTTCGGCCCGATCCTCGCCGTCCACGTCTACGACGACGACCGGTTCGAGACCGTGGTCGACCAGATGGAGTCCGTGGCGCCGTACGCCCTCACCGGCGCGGTCATCAGCCAGGACCGGCAGGCGGTCGCGTGGGCCAGCGAGCGGCTGCGCTTCGCCGCGGGCAACTTCTACGTCAACGACAAGCCGACGGGTGCGGTCGTGGGGCAGCAGCCGTTCGGCGGCGCCCGCGCGTCGGGCACCAACGACAAGGCCGGCGCCCCGGCGAACCTGATGCGCTGGACCTCGCCCCGGTCGATCAAGGAGACCTTCGACCCGCCGAAGGACCACCGCTACCCCCACATGGGGTGA
- a CDS encoding DUF6912 family protein — protein sequence MSAARVYLALTPRLLRRCHDAGEVPASTDRVVATGDAEDEEYAALQDAADLAAGLLGGRPGRRVVLVAEVGDPRAAVPMRRVVAVHADDADVDPADDDPPELGWWATQEIPDLLALLDA from the coding sequence GTGAGCGCCGCGCGCGTCTACCTGGCGCTGACCCCCCGGCTGCTGCGGCGGTGCCACGACGCCGGCGAGGTGCCGGCCTCGACCGACCGGGTGGTGGCGACGGGCGACGCCGAGGACGAGGAGTACGCCGCGCTCCAGGACGCCGCGGACCTCGCCGCCGGCCTGCTCGGGGGGCGCCCGGGGCGCCGGGTCGTGCTCGTCGCCGAGGTCGGCGACCCCCGTGCCGCCGTGCCGATGCGCCGGGTGGTGGCCGTCCACGCCGACGACGCCGACGTGGACCCCGCCGACGACGACCCGCCGGAGCTCGGCTGGTGGGCCACCCAGGAGATCCCCGACCTGCTCGCCCTGCTGGACGCCTGA